The nucleotide sequence AAAATAGCGTTCCTGTTTTCAAGGCAGGTATTCAAAATAAATTCAGCTTTATTATTGATTACGAAACTCCTGAAACACTTGGAATAGATAGACTTTGTTCAGCATCAGGCGCTTTTAGTATTGCATTAAAAAACCAATTGCTCTCCAGTAACCAATATCTTGTGACTATAGATTTTGGAACTGCCACAACTATAAATATAGTTTCGCCAGATAAAAAATTCTTAGGTGGGTTGATTTCACCCGGAATCAAGACGATGCTAAAAGTTTTAAATGAAAAGACAGCTCAATTACCTCTTGTAAATCAGGACTCATACAAAGGGATAATAGGAAAATCGACCAACTCATCAATATTGAGTGGTGTAATAACAGCAACAATCGGGATGATTAAGGAAACAATCAACTATCTTGAAAAGAATTCAGGAGTTCAGCCAATAATTTTTGCTACAGGTGGAAATGCCAGATATATACTTCCCTATCTGGATCCAAAAATTATTTTTGATGAGGCATTAGTTCTGAAAGGTTTGCAAAAGGTTTATGAACTGAATACACCTATCGATGTATCTTAGACTTTGATTTTTACATTATCAATAAGTCTCGTTTTCCCTATCCTACATGCGATCAAAATATAAACTTCATTTCCGGATAGTAATTCATTTATTATTTCAAATGTATTCGCTTCAACAATCTTAATGTAGTCAAGTTTTGCTGTGGTTACAGAAGAAATCAATTCATGCATTTCAGATAAAATTCTATTAACTTTTTTTTCACCTTCAGCAATCATTTGTTTTGCAAGAATAAGAGATTTATTCAGAACAAGTGCATCTTTCCTTTCGTCAGTAGAAAGATAAATATTCCTCGAACTCATCGCTAGACCATCACTTTCCCTGATTATCGGACAGCCAATAATTTGAATATCGAGTTTTAAATCTTCTGCCATCTGTTTAATCACTGCAAGCTGCTGTGCATCTTTCTGTCCGAAAAATGCATAATCGGGCTGAACACAATTAAATAATATTAACACAACAGTTCCAACACCACGAAAATGAGTTGGACGGAATTCACCCTCAAGTTTTTTTGTGATGTGTTCAACATTAACGTATGTCTGGAAGTTTTGCGGATAGATTTCTTCAGTAAGAGGTAAGAATAAAAAATCGACTTTTTCATTCTTTAAAAGATTTTTATCTCTATTAATATCACGAGGATAATTGTTAAAATCTTCAGATGGACCGAATTGTGTTGGATTGACAAAGACAGAGACGAAAGTTACATCACATTTCTTTTTTGATTCCCGGATTAAAGACAAATGACCTTCGTGAAGGAAACCCATTGTTGGTACAAAACCGATTTTCTTACCGGCTGCTTTTAATTTTTTTGAGATGGATAAAATTTCTTGTGGGGATGAAACAGTTTTAATTTCTGCCTCAGGTCATTAGTTCGAGGAGATCACTAATCGTTTGCTTTAAATTTTTTCTGTGGGATATAACATCAATAAATCCCTTCTCCAATAAAAATTCTGATTTTTGAAATCCTTCAGGTAAATCTTTTCCAATAGTTTGTTTAATTACTCTCGGACCAGCGAAACCGATTAATGCATTGGGTTCTGCAATATTTATGTCACCAAGCATCGCATAGCTTGCGGTAGTTCCACCAGTTGTTGGATCTGTTATCAGAGAAATGTAAGGGAGATTGAGTTCAGCTAATCGTGTTAATCTTGCACTTGTTTTAGCTAACTGCATCAATGAGTAAGCTGCTTCCATCATTCTTGCACCACCGCTCTCGGAAATAATTATCAGTGGAATTTTTTCTTTGCATGCTTTATCAATTATTCTGGAAATCTTTTCACCAACAACCGAACCCATGCTTCCGCCAATAAACTGAAAATCCATACATGCAAAAGCCACTTCTCTTTTTTCAATTTTACCGGTACCAACACGAACTGCTTCGTAAAGACCGAGAGCTTTTACAGTATTATTCAATCTGTCCTTGTATTTTTTAGTATCAACAAAACTCAAAGGATCAGGCGATCGCATCTTTTTATGCATTTCCTTGAAACTTCCGTCATCAAGAAGAATATTTATATACTCTTCACTGCCAATTCTGAAATGATGGTCACACTTGAGGCAGGTCCATAGATTTACCTCGAGTTGTTTCTTATGAATTATTTCACCGCATCCCGGGCATTTTTCCCAAAGACCGTCTGGTAAATCTTTTTTTTGTGAATCAGGTGATATGTTATCTTTTGATCTGCTGAACCAGGGCATTAGCTTCCTTTTTTAACAACATCTGCATAAATAGTAAGTATTTTCGTTGATTCTTTCGGATCGTTGGATTTTATAGTAACAGTACGACTCATTTTTCCCGATCTGTTTTTAGTATCCAATTCAACTTTGATTGTTCCTTCCTGACCAGGTTCTAAATTATCCGCACTTAATAACGCTGCTGTACATCCGCAGGAAGTTTTTATATCACTTATTATGAGATTCGATGATCCTTTATTTACAAATTTGAATGTATAATCTACTTTATCGCCTTCGTTAACTTTACCAAAATCGTGTTGGGTTTCTGTAACATAAATAACCGGATCGCCTGTACTTGTTTCAGAGGGAAGGACTACATTACTGCGAATAGTAATCGTCATTTCAGGATTTTGTGGATCGTTGGAAGAAATCTTGACTGTTTTTGTTTGGACTCCTTTTCGACCAGCAGAGTTAAACTTAACAGTAAGATTTGTTGATTCACCAGGTCCAAGCTCATTTTTTTCGGGAGCTGCAGCAGTACATCCACAAGAAGCCTGGACATTAGAAATCTTTAACAAATCACCACCGCTATTGGATAAAACAAAAGTGTGAGTAACGATATCACCTTGTTTAATATCACCAAAATCATATTCTTTTTGCTGAAGAACCAGCTTTGGTTGTATGAGTTGGGCGAATATTATTGATGAAAATAAAACGAATGAAATCAGAATGTTCTTTATCATTTACTTTTCTCCTTTATAATAAAATCTTTCAAATAATTTGGTTCTAAAAAATCGTAATCAAATGTCCTTTTATCCTGACCAAATTCAACAGCCCATTTTGCGATGAAAAGTGGATCAGGGACAAGAGGAAATTTATTACTTTGGTTTACTAAATGTCCGGAATTTCCAAAAACTCTGTGACCCTCAGCTTTTTCAATGAAAAGCTCATTTGTCAAAATTGTTAACGCCTGTCCAAATATATAATTGTTGTCTTTAATTTGAAACCTTGTAAAAAAGACCTCATCATTGTTGACTTTACTTGAAATGATGAAATCAGCATTATTTTCCAAAATGAATGAGAGTTGATAGGCGAATGCTTCAAATGTTGGGACAGAAATAATTGAAAGGTTAGCTCCATGAGCTATTCCTTTAGCAGCAGAAAATCCTATGCGTAAACCGGTAAATGATCCCGGACCTTCAGATACGGCAATTGAATCCAGGTCTCTTGATTGAATTCCTGCGATCCTGAATAAGTTTTTTGTTATCTCAAATATTTTTTCCGAATGGGAGTGCTTCAAATTTATTGAAGATGAAAAATATTTTTCATCAGAATAGAATAAACACACTCCACAAACACTTCCTGAAGTTTCAATTGCGAGCATTGGTTTTAACTCAGCTAATTTTTTCAAAGCTGAATTCTCTTTCCGAACCGGTTAAGGTCAAAATATTAATCTCAATTCTTTTTGAGGGTAAGATTGAATTGAAACGATTACCCCATTCAATAAAGATAATAGATTCCTCATCATTCAGATAATCCTGCCAGCCAATATCAAGAAGTTCTACATAATTTTTTAACCGGTAAAAATCAAAATGATAAATTTGACTACTGTTATGGTACTCGTTAACAATAGCGAACGATGGACTATTCACATTTGTAATTCCAATTGAAGCCAATGCAGCTTTTATGAAAAAAGTTTTTCCTGCACCCAGATCACCATTCAACACAATTCTTTCACCTTGAGTACATAACTTTATAAAATCTGCGGCAAGTATGGCAGATTCTTCTTCGCTGCGGGTATTTATCCTGAACGGAAAGTGATCCAAATTATTTAGGCTCCATAGTTATCACAGGTAAAATCATTTCTTCAAGCGAAATACCACCGTGCTGGAATGTATCTTTGTAGTAGCTAAGATATTTATGATAATCAGTTGGATAAACAAAATAGAAATCTTCTTTAGCTATGATATAATTAATTGTAACGCCGCGTTTCGGCAATTTATAGTCCTGTGCATTTTTAATATAAATAGCATGTTTATCATCAACCTTCAGATTTCGTCCATATTTAAATCTCAGATTGGTTGATGCTTCTCTATCTCCAAGTACTTTTGCACCACGAAGCGATCTGATACTTCCGTGATCGGTTGTAATCACAACTTTCACGTTGTCCATTCTCGCAATAGCTTTAAAAGTACCGAACAAAGATGAATGAGTAAACCAACTGTTTGTTAGTGAGCGATATGCGGGTTCATCGGGTGCAATTTCTTTTAATATATCGGAATCAGATCTTCCGTGAGCAATCATATCGAGAAAGTTGACAACAACAGCAGTGAATTGGTTGTTCTTATATGAAAGAATATTCTGTTCAAAATTCCGTCCTACTTCTGGATCAATAATTTTAATGTACTTCAGATCATTTTTAAGATTGATTCGCTTCCTGTTTAACAACAATTGCAGCAATTCTTTTTCGTACTTGTTCATACTGTTTTCATCATCATCATTTCCTGACCATAAATCAGGATAGTATTTTTCTATTTCTGAAGGAAATAACCCACTGAATAAAGAATTCCTGGCATAGGGTGTAGAGGTCGGGAGAATTGCATAGTAATAATCTTTTTCAATTTTGAATAAATCGTGCAGATGCTTTTCGATTATCAACCATTGGTCCATTCTTAAACAATCAAGTACAAAATAAAATACAGATGGTCCGCCGGGCTTTATATGGTTGAGAACGTATTTCTCAGTAATTTCAGGTGTGAGTGTTGGTGTATCAATATTTCCAATCGAATTAATCCAGTTTTTGTAATTCTTTTCGACAAATTTTGAAAACTCTTTATTTGCTTCACGCTTTTGATCATTTAATGTCTGCTGCAATCCAATTTCCGGATGAACATCAAGTTCAACTTCCCAGTTAACGAGTTTAAGATAAATCTCAATCCATTCTGCAAAATCAGGATTACTTACTAATGATTGAGAAATCTGGTTGAAGTCTTGTAAATAATCTTTGGCTGCATACTGCCCGGAGATTTTTTTACCTTCAAGAATTTTTTTACATACAAGCAATACCTGACTGGGATTAACAGGTTTTGTAAGATAATCTGATATTCTTCCACCGATAGCATCGTTCATCAGACTTTCTTCTT is from Ignavibacteriota bacterium and encodes:
- a CDS encoding DUF1573 domain-containing protein; translated protein: MIKNILISFVLFSSIIFAQLIQPKLVLQQKEYDFGDIKQGDIVTHTFVLSNSGGDLLKISNVQASCGCTAAAPEKNELGPGESTNLTVKFNSAGRKGVQTKTVKISSNDPQNPEMTITIRSNVVLPSETSTGDPVIYVTETQHDFGKVNEGDKVDYTFKFVNKGSSNLIISDIKTSCGCTAALLSADNLEPGQEGTIKVELDTKNRSGKMSRTVTIKSNDPKESTKILTIYADVVKKGS
- the tsaB gene encoding tRNA (adenosine(37)-N6)-threonylcarbamoyltransferase complex dimerization subunit type 1 TsaB; the protein is MKKLAELKPMLAIETSGSVCGVCLFYSDEKYFSSSINLKHSHSEKIFEITKNLFRIAGIQSRDLDSIAVSEGPGSFTGLRIGFSAAKGIAHGANLSIISVPTFEAFAYQLSFILENNADFIISSKVNNDEVFFTRFQIKDNNYIFGQALTILTNELFIEKAEGHRVFGNSGHLVNQSNKFPLVPDPLFIAKWAVEFGQDKRTFDYDFLEPNYLKDFIIKEKSK
- the tsaE gene encoding tRNA (adenosine(37)-N6)-threonylcarbamoyltransferase complex ATPase subunit type 1 TsaE, which codes for MDHFPFRINTRSEEESAILAADFIKLCTQGERIVLNGDLGAGKTFFIKAALASIGITNVNSPSFAIVNEYHNSSQIYHFDFYRLKNYVELLDIGWQDYLNDEESIIFIEWGNRFNSILPSKRIEINILTLTGSEREFSFEKIS
- a CDS encoding type III pantothenate kinase, whose product is MLLAIDIGNTNIKSALFDGDNIAGYKIHSDRADFLNYINKLSFDEVAVSSVNKAFEEDIVGTISKNSVPVFKAGIQNKFSFIIDYETPETLGIDRLCSASGAFSIALKNQLLSSNQYLVTIDFGTATTINIVSPDKKFLGGLISPGIKTMLKVLNEKTAQLPLVNQDSYKGIIGKSTNSSILSGVITATIGMIKETINYLEKNSGVQPIIFATGGNARYILPYLDPKIIFDEALVLKGLQKVYELNTPIDVS
- a CDS encoding acetyl-CoA carboxylase carboxyltransferase subunit beta, translating into MPWFSRSKDNISPDSQKKDLPDGLWEKCPGCGEIIHKKQLEVNLWTCLKCDHHFRIGSEEYINILLDDGSFKEMHKKMRSPDPLSFVDTKKYKDRLNNTVKALGLYEAVRVGTGKIEKREVAFACMDFQFIGGSMGSVVGEKISRIIDKACKEKIPLIIISESGGARMMEAAYSLMQLAKTSARLTRLAELNLPYISLITDPTTGGTTASYAMLGDINIAEPNALIGFAGPRVIKQTIGKDLPEGFQKSEFLLEKGFIDVISHRKNLKQTISDLLELMT
- a CDS encoding bifunctional response regulator/alkaline phosphatase family protein, which translates into the protein MTKKKLLWVDDEIDLLRSHIIFLSEKGYEVDTAMNGADAIESVKEKNYDLIFLDEMMAGMGGLETLAQIKDINQNIPVVMITKSEEESLMNDAIGGRISDYLTKPVNPSQVLLVCKKILEGKKISGQYAAKDYLQDFNQISQSLVSNPDFAEWIEIYLKLVNWEVELDVHPEIGLQQTLNDQKREANKEFSKFVEKNYKNWINSIGNIDTPTLTPEITEKYVLNHIKPGGPSVFYFVLDCLRMDQWLIIEKHLHDLFKIEKDYYYAILPTSTPYARNSLFSGLFPSEIEKYYPDLWSGNDDDENSMNKYEKELLQLLLNRKRINLKNDLKYIKIIDPEVGRNFEQNILSYKNNQFTAVVVNFLDMIAHGRSDSDILKEIAPDEPAYRSLTNSWFTHSSLFGTFKAIARMDNVKVVITTDHGSIRSLRGAKVLGDREASTNLRFKYGRNLKVDDKHAIYIKNAQDYKLPKRGVTINYIIAKEDFYFVYPTDYHKYLSYYKDTFQHGGISLEEMILPVITMEPK
- a CDS encoding pantoate--beta-alanine ligase gives rise to the protein MKTVSSPQEILSISKKLKAAGKKIGFVPTMGFLHEGHLSLIRESKKKCDVTFVSVFVNPTQFGPSEDFNNYPRDINRDKNLLKNEKVDFLFLPLTEEIYPQNFQTYVNVEHITKKLEGEFRPTHFRGVGTVVLILFNCVQPDYAFFGQKDAQQLAVIKQMAEDLKLDIQIIGCPIIRESDGLAMSSRNIYLSTDERKDALVLNKSLILAKQMIAEGEKKVNRILSEMHELISSVTTAKLDYIKIVEANTFEIINELLSGNEVYILIACRIGKTRLIDNVKIKV